A genome region from Micromonospora peucetia includes the following:
- a CDS encoding DUF397 domain-containing protein, whose amino-acid sequence MDLTGARWRKSTKSGGNGGDCVEVADNLPGVVGVRDSKDPSGPALAFAPAAWRAFVAQVAERH is encoded by the coding sequence ATGGACCTGACCGGCGCACGGTGGCGCAAGAGCACGAAGAGCGGCGGCAACGGCGGCGACTGCGTCGAGGTCGCCGACAACCTTCCCGGCGTCGTGGGCGTCCGGGACTCCAAGGACCCGAGCGGCCCGGCGTTGGCCTTCGCCCCGGCCGCCTGGCGGGCCTTCGTCGCCCAGGTCGCCGAGCGGCACTGA
- a CDS encoding helix-turn-helix domain-containing protein: MEFEQRKDRSSGSAGVGRGLLRERAAYFQLRQEGYSSREAAKIVGVHYRTARGWRNGEPQQRRSPGRQRAMRRWPGLRCLPGNSARPNASTSPTAAGRRRICEPPAATLLARSRR; this comes from the coding sequence ATGGAGTTCGAGCAGCGCAAGGATCGGAGTTCAGGATCGGCGGGGGTGGGCCGCGGGCTTCTCCGTGAGCGGGCCGCATACTTCCAGCTCAGGCAAGAGGGGTACAGCAGCCGCGAAGCCGCCAAGATCGTCGGTGTGCACTATCGAACCGCACGAGGCTGGCGCAACGGCGAGCCCCAACAAAGAAGAAGCCCGGGTCGCCAGCGCGCAATGCGCCGGTGGCCCGGGCTTCGTTGTCTTCCCGGTAACTCAGCGAGGCCGAACGCATCCACATCGCCGACCGCCGCCGGGCGAAGGCGTATCTGCGAACCGCCGGCAGCCACGCTACTCGCAAGGTCGCGGCGGTGA
- a CDS encoding DUF397 domain-containing protein, whose translation MDLTGAQWRKSTKSGNNGGACVEVADNLSGVVGVRDSKDPSGPALVFAPAAWRSFVAQVAERA comes from the coding sequence ATGGACCTGACCGGCGCGCAGTGGCGCAAGAGCACGAAGAGCGGCAACAACGGCGGCGCGTGTGTGGAGGTCGCCGACAACCTGTCCGGCGTCGTGGGCGTCCGGGACTCCAAGGACCCGAGCGGCCCGGCGCTGGTCTTTGCCCCGGCCGCCTGGCGGTCCTTCGTCGCCCAGGTCGCCGAGCGGGCCTGA
- a CDS encoding ankyrin repeat domain-containing protein: MNRRKRKKLTKRLMAAILHGALHKDAVAVSALLRVGADPNAADQEGTTPLYQASVHGAVDLVRLLLAAGAAPNTESGHGQEGTPLCAAAVGGYPDVVRELLAHGADPNLREDQGTGHSPLDWALENDHSQTADLLLAAGARPTAVGT, translated from the coding sequence GTGAACAGGCGAAAGCGAAAGAAACTCACGAAGCGCCTGATGGCGGCGATACTACACGGGGCACTACACAAGGACGCAGTAGCCGTAAGCGCCCTCCTGCGCGTCGGAGCGGATCCCAACGCGGCCGACCAGGAGGGCACGACCCCGCTGTACCAGGCATCCGTGCACGGCGCGGTCGATCTCGTGCGGCTTCTCCTCGCAGCCGGTGCCGCGCCGAACACCGAAAGCGGGCACGGTCAGGAGGGAACACCCCTGTGCGCTGCGGCGGTCGGGGGATACCCCGACGTCGTACGTGAGCTTCTCGCCCACGGCGCAGACCCGAACCTTCGCGAAGACCAAGGGACCGGCCACTCGCCACTGGACTGGGCGCTAGAGAACGACCACTCACAGACGGCCGACCTGCTCCTGGCCGCTGGCGCCCGACCCACCGCCGTCGGCACCTGA
- a CDS encoding NHL domain-containing thioredoxin family protein yields the protein MGTTPRVRAPELRGRQWLNTGGRELKLSDLRGKIVIADFWTFCCINCLHVLDELRPLEDKYGDVLVVIGVHSPKFEHEKDPAALAAAVERYGVHHPVLDDPELDMWQQYAARAWPTLSVIDPEGYVVATMAGEGHAEGLARLIDDLIATHEAKGTLHRGDGPYVPPAEPETTLRFPGKAVLLENGNLLVSDSARHSLAELAGDGETLVRRIGAGARGRADGPARAATFSEPQGLCLLPAHTAEVAGYDLVVADTVNHLLRGVRLANGEVVTIAGTGRQWRSTVDDHSHDALSVDLSSPWDLAWYDDRVVIAMAGIHQLWWFDPVKRTAGMYAGTTVEALRDGPLAEAWMAQPSGLSVSADGTRLWVADSETSAIRYVENDVMGTAVGQGLFDFGHVDGPASTALLQHPLGVCALPDGSVLVADTYNGAVRRFDPESDRVSTVADGLAEPSDLVLTPAGEVLVVESAAHRLTRLAPGALSAAGASTVDGPRHRTERRPTDVAAGEVTLDVIFTPAPGQKLDETYGPSTRLVVSASPPELLVEGAGTGTELSRRLVIDGTVPGGVLQVTAQAATCDADVEHAACHLTRQDWGVPVRVVDGAAARLPLVLRGLDDA from the coding sequence ATGGGAACGACACCGCGCGTACGAGCGCCGGAGCTACGGGGCCGACAGTGGCTGAACACCGGCGGGCGAGAGCTGAAGCTGTCCGATCTGCGCGGAAAGATCGTGATCGCGGATTTCTGGACCTTCTGCTGTATCAACTGCCTGCACGTGCTCGACGAGCTGCGCCCGCTGGAGGACAAGTACGGCGACGTGCTCGTCGTGATCGGCGTGCACTCGCCGAAGTTCGAGCACGAGAAGGACCCGGCCGCGTTGGCCGCCGCCGTCGAGCGGTACGGCGTGCACCACCCGGTGCTCGACGACCCCGAGCTGGACATGTGGCAGCAGTACGCGGCCCGCGCCTGGCCCACCCTGTCGGTGATCGACCCCGAGGGCTACGTGGTGGCGACGATGGCCGGCGAGGGTCACGCCGAGGGGCTGGCCCGACTGATCGACGACCTGATCGCCACCCACGAGGCGAAGGGCACCCTGCACCGGGGCGACGGCCCGTACGTCCCGCCGGCCGAGCCGGAGACCACGCTGCGCTTCCCGGGCAAGGCGGTGCTGCTGGAGAACGGCAACCTGCTGGTGTCGGACTCCGCCCGGCACTCGCTGGCCGAGCTGGCCGGAGACGGCGAGACGCTGGTTCGCCGGATCGGCGCGGGCGCCCGGGGCCGGGCCGACGGTCCCGCCCGGGCCGCCACCTTCTCCGAGCCGCAGGGACTGTGCCTGCTGCCGGCGCACACCGCCGAGGTGGCCGGCTACGACCTCGTCGTCGCCGACACCGTCAACCACCTGCTGCGCGGCGTACGGCTGGCGAACGGTGAGGTGGTGACGATCGCCGGCACCGGCCGGCAGTGGCGGTCCACGGTCGACGACCACTCGCACGACGCGCTCTCGGTCGACCTCTCCTCCCCCTGGGACCTGGCCTGGTACGACGACAGGGTCGTCATCGCGATGGCCGGGATCCACCAGTTGTGGTGGTTCGACCCGGTGAAGCGCACCGCCGGCATGTACGCGGGCACCACCGTCGAGGCCCTGCGCGACGGCCCGCTGGCCGAGGCGTGGATGGCGCAACCGTCCGGCCTCTCCGTCTCCGCCGACGGCACCCGGCTCTGGGTGGCCGACAGCGAGACCAGCGCGATCCGGTACGTCGAGAACGATGTCATGGGCACCGCCGTCGGGCAGGGGCTCTTCGACTTCGGGCACGTCGACGGGCCGGCGTCGACGGCGCTGCTCCAGCACCCGCTGGGGGTGTGCGCGCTGCCGGACGGTTCGGTGCTGGTCGCCGACACGTACAACGGGGCGGTCCGCCGCTTCGACCCGGAGAGCGACCGGGTGTCCACGGTCGCCGACGGGCTCGCCGAGCCGAGCGACCTGGTGCTCACCCCGGCCGGCGAGGTGCTGGTGGTGGAGTCCGCCGCGCACCGGCTGACCCGGCTGGCACCGGGCGCGCTCTCGGCGGCCGGCGCCAGCACCGTCGACGGTCCTCGGCACCGCACCGAACGCAGGCCCACCGACGTGGCGGCCGGCGAGGTGACCCTGGACGTCATCTTCACCCCCGCGCCGGGGCAGAAGCTGGACGAGACGTACGGCCCGTCGACCCGGCTGGTGGTGTCCGCGTCGCCGCCGGAGCTGCTCGTCGAGGGGGCGGGAACCGGCACCGAGCTGTCCCGCCGGCTGGTGATCGACGGCACGGTGCCCGGGGGCGTGCTCCAGGTGACCGCCCAGGCGGCGACCTGCGACGCGGACGTCGAGCACGCGGCCTGCCACCTGACCCGACAGGACTGGGGCGTACCGGTCCGGGTGGTCGACGGCGCAGCCGCCCGCCTCCCGCTGGTGCTCCGCGGCCTGGACGACGCCTGA
- a CDS encoding LamB/YcsF family protein encodes MDLNADLGEGFGIWRLGDDAALLDLVTSANVACGFHAGDASTMRRVCEGAAERGVAVGAQVGYRDLAGFGRRHIAYAFAELRDEVTYQLGALEAFCRLFRTRVRYLKPHGALYHAAARDEAQAAALVAAVSDYDDQLPLLCLPGSVLAQLAAGAGLRVVAEGFADRGYLPNGSLVPRTAPGALVTDPEEVAARAVRMATERTVVAVDGSVVPCPVESICLHGDTPGAVRCAELVRAALIDAGVTLTPFA; translated from the coding sequence ATTCGGCATCTGGCGGCTCGGCGACGACGCCGCGCTGCTGGACCTGGTCACCTCCGCCAACGTCGCCTGCGGCTTCCACGCCGGCGACGCGTCCACCATGCGCCGGGTGTGCGAGGGCGCCGCCGAACGCGGGGTCGCTGTCGGCGCGCAGGTCGGCTACCGGGACCTCGCCGGCTTCGGCCGGCGGCACATCGCGTACGCCTTCGCGGAGCTGCGCGACGAGGTCACCTACCAGCTCGGCGCCCTTGAGGCGTTCTGCCGGCTGTTCCGCACCCGGGTCCGCTACCTCAAGCCGCACGGGGCGCTCTACCACGCCGCCGCCCGCGACGAGGCCCAGGCGGCGGCGCTGGTCGCGGCCGTCAGCGACTACGACGACCAGCTGCCGCTGCTCTGCCTGCCCGGCTCGGTCCTCGCCCAGCTCGCCGCCGGCGCCGGACTGCGGGTGGTCGCCGAGGGCTTCGCCGACCGGGGCTACCTGCCCAACGGCTCGCTGGTGCCGCGCACCGCCCCCGGGGCGCTGGTGACCGACCCGGAGGAGGTGGCCGCCCGGGCCGTCCGGATGGCCACCGAGCGGACCGTGGTCGCGGTCGACGGCAGTGTCGTCCCGTGCCCGGTGGAGTCGATCTGCCTGCACGGCGACACCCCGGGCGCGGTCCGCTGCGCCGAACTGGTCCGCGCCGCGCTGATCGACGCGGGGGTCACGCTCACTCCGTTCGCGTGA